A window of Alphaproteobacteria bacterium contains these coding sequences:
- a CDS encoding thiamine pyrophosphate-requiring protein, with the protein MKVGDALVSMLRMEGITQCFCFPFSPVMEPMSRAGLPSIVTRQERVAGNMADGVSRSTNGQQIGTLTVQGMAGSENAFAGIAHAYTDSVPILFLPGHPGLRYLDTPTIFDSARNYAATVKMSQKLIVPDQLPNYVRRSFTALRSGRPGPVMLEVPSDVCNRDWEGEIDYTPVPRLRSAADQGAVEEAAERLLASDRPLIWVGQGVHFSEAYEALQDVTELLGTPVMTTLQGKSAFPETHPLSAGMGGHTATAMVVEELDACDALLAVGTSLSHAPFTRVVPDNKTIVHATVDPSDINKDYAATTGVIADAKLFLEQLAVELRKRIGDDGLGEKRAATEARLAKTRTAWLAEFEPLFSDDSEPINGYRMFRELWAGLDPDTTMITHEAGASRDIQSVFYQSTTPRSYLGWGQSSQLGFSLGLAMGAKIANPDKTVVNVMGDGSIGMTGMDLETAARNNIGTLTIIKHDSIFSGYDQNIPESIKRFDSATQHGDYAELARALGCHAETVTKPAEIRPALQRALNATGEGQPAVLDVITAETRKLSHKKIPPERKRG; encoded by the coding sequence ATGAAAGTCGGTGACGCCTTAGTGAGTATGCTGCGTATGGAGGGCATTACGCAGTGCTTTTGCTTTCCCTTCAGCCCGGTGATGGAGCCGATGTCCCGCGCGGGACTGCCAAGCATCGTCACGCGCCAGGAGCGCGTGGCCGGAAATATGGCCGACGGCGTCTCTCGCTCGACCAACGGGCAACAGATCGGCACCCTGACTGTCCAGGGGATGGCCGGATCGGAAAACGCATTTGCTGGCATCGCCCATGCCTATACGGATTCCGTGCCGATCCTTTTCCTTCCCGGCCATCCGGGGTTGCGCTATCTCGACACACCGACAATTTTTGACAGTGCAAGAAACTACGCGGCGACCGTCAAGATGTCGCAAAAGCTAATCGTGCCGGACCAATTACCCAACTATGTGCGGCGCTCGTTCACAGCCTTGCGCTCGGGACGGCCCGGCCCGGTAATGCTGGAGGTACCGAGCGACGTCTGCAACAGGGACTGGGAAGGTGAGATCGACTACACGCCCGTGCCGCGCCTACGCTCAGCCGCCGACCAGGGCGCCGTGGAGGAGGCTGCTGAACGCCTGCTAGCGAGCGACAGACCTTTGATCTGGGTCGGACAGGGCGTCCATTTTTCTGAAGCCTACGAAGCTTTGCAGGATGTGACCGAACTACTCGGCACGCCTGTAATGACGACGTTGCAAGGCAAGAGCGCATTCCCTGAGACCCACCCGTTGTCGGCCGGTATGGGCGGCCACACGGCCACAGCGATGGTGGTGGAAGAGCTCGACGCCTGCGACGCCCTACTCGCCGTCGGCACCAGCCTGAGCCACGCGCCTTTTACCCGGGTGGTACCGGACAACAAGACTATCGTCCATGCCACCGTGGACCCCAGCGACATTAACAAGGACTATGCCGCGACCACGGGTGTGATTGCTGACGCGAAGCTGTTCCTTGAGCAACTGGCGGTGGAGCTGCGCAAGCGCATTGGTGACGATGGGCTTGGCGAGAAGCGGGCTGCTACCGAGGCACGGCTCGCCAAGACGCGCACCGCCTGGCTAGCAGAGTTCGAGCCGCTATTCAGCGACGACTCAGAGCCCATCAATGGCTATCGCATGTTTCGCGAGCTGTGGGCGGGACTTGATCCCGACACAACCATGATCACCCATGAAGCAGGCGCCTCGCGCGATATCCAAAGCGTCTTCTATCAATCCACCACACCACGCTCCTATCTGGGCTGGGGGCAGTCGTCGCAACTCGGTTTCTCGCTCGGCCTCGCCATGGGTGCCAAGATCGCCAACCCGGATAAGACAGTGGTGAACGTCATGGGCGACGGCTCCATCGGCATGACGGGTATGGACCTCGAGACCGCGGCGCGCAACAACATCGGTACGCTGACGATAATCAAGCATGATTCCATCTTCAGCGGCTACGACCAGAACATTCCGGAATCCATCAAGCGTTTTGATTCCGCGACCCAGCACGGCGATTATGCGGAGTTGGCACGCGCTCTCGGCTGCCATGCTGAGACGGTCACCAAGCCGGCGGAAATCCGTCCCGCCCTGCAAAGGGCCTTAAATGCGACCGGCGAAGGCCAGCCCGCCGTACTCGACGTCATCACCGCTGAAACGCGCAAGCTATCCCACAAGAAGATACCGCCGGAGAGAAAACGCGGATGA